The Bdellovibrio bacteriovorus genome includes a region encoding these proteins:
- a CDS encoding response regulator: MDKTKILVVDDHRENIVAMSELIANDDIDIYSAVNAEEALNHILEHDFALALLDIQMPGVSGFELARLIRGVHRTRNLPVIFVTAEQRDQSIIFEGYETGAIDLMFKPLDPYIVRSKVQAFVQLDYQARLLREQMKEVENLRRRAEDANMAKSQFLANMSHEIRTPLASVLGFSDVLSQEVLSEDERLDCLAAIRRNGELLLRLIDDILDLSKIEAQQLQLVKAKFSLDEVIDDISATLNLRCEQKGIALRIRRFLPQSKFYSDPIRIKQVLLNIIGNAVKFTEKGSVDVEVTAEPAGRNSTRLFFKVKDSGIGISKDEQKNLFQPFSQADISTRRRFGGTGLGLVISRHLAQTLHGDLILKESVPGEGSTFEISMILENSQALANAPHLATLPQEGSQAKVEVLEGKKILVVDDVSDNRLLIDRYLKHSGSEIIEASSGAEALSMISDRKPDIVLMDIQMPLMDGYEATGRARDNGYGGPIIALTAHAMKEEAKKCLDAGCDEVMTKPVRRKELTELIIKLLSPKEVLH, translated from the coding sequence ATGGATAAAACAAAAATTCTCGTCGTGGATGACCACCGAGAAAACATTGTTGCGATGTCAGAGCTGATTGCGAATGATGACATCGATATATACTCTGCCGTCAATGCGGAAGAGGCCTTAAATCATATTCTGGAGCACGATTTCGCATTGGCGCTTTTAGATATTCAAATGCCTGGGGTCAGCGGTTTTGAACTCGCAAGACTTATTCGTGGTGTGCATCGCACCCGCAATCTGCCAGTTATCTTTGTGACGGCAGAACAGCGCGATCAGTCCATCATCTTCGAGGGCTATGAAACCGGTGCCATCGATTTAATGTTTAAACCTTTGGATCCCTACATCGTTCGCAGCAAAGTGCAGGCCTTCGTTCAGCTAGATTATCAAGCTCGTCTTTTGCGTGAACAGATGAAGGAAGTTGAAAACCTTCGCAGAAGAGCAGAAGACGCCAATATGGCAAAAAGCCAGTTCTTAGCGAACATGTCTCACGAAATTCGCACGCCCCTGGCTTCGGTTTTAGGATTTTCTGACGTTCTTTCCCAGGAAGTTCTGAGCGAAGATGAAAGATTGGACTGTTTAGCGGCCATCCGTCGTAACGGAGAACTTCTTCTGCGTCTTATCGATGATATTTTGGATCTTTCAAAAATCGAAGCGCAACAGCTTCAATTGGTAAAAGCAAAATTTTCTTTGGATGAAGTGATTGATGATATCAGCGCGACATTGAACTTGCGCTGTGAACAAAAGGGCATCGCTCTGCGCATTCGCCGATTCTTGCCGCAATCTAAATTTTATTCTGATCCGATTCGTATTAAGCAGGTTCTTTTAAACATCATCGGTAATGCCGTGAAGTTTACGGAAAAAGGAAGCGTCGACGTCGAAGTGACCGCCGAGCCAGCTGGCAGAAATTCCACGCGATTGTTTTTCAAAGTGAAAGACTCTGGTATCGGAATTTCCAAAGACGAACAGAAAAATCTTTTCCAACCTTTCAGTCAGGCGGATATTTCGACTCGACGTCGCTTTGGTGGCACGGGATTAGGCTTAGTGATTTCTAGGCACTTAGCTCAAACACTTCATGGGGATTTGATTCTAAAAGAATCTGTGCCTGGCGAAGGTTCCACATTTGAAATTTCAATGATTTTAGAGAATTCGCAAGCCCTGGCCAACGCTCCTCACTTAGCGACTCTTCCTCAAGAAGGCAGCCAAGCTAAAGTTGAAGTTCTGGAAGGTAAAAAGATTCTTGTCGTTGATGATGTGAGTGATAACCGCCTTTTGATTGATCGCTATTTGAAACACTCCGGATCAGAAATCATTGAGGCCAGCTCCGGCGCAGAAGCTCTGAGCATGATATCCGATAGAAAGCCGGATATAGTCTTGATGGATATTCAAATGCCCTTGATGGACGGTTATGAAGCCACAGGACGAGCCCGTGATAACGGTTACGGCGGTCCTATCATCGCCCTCACTGCTCATGCAATGAAGGAAGAAGCCAAGAAATGCTTAGATGCCGGATGCGATGAGGTGATGACAAAACCTGTTCGCCGCAAAGAACTGACAGAACTTATTATTAAGCTTCTTTCTCCAAAGGAAGTCTTGCATTAG
- a CDS encoding CheR family methyltransferase — MNDALARKLLLQGIYEKYGYDFTGYNESSFTRRIEGLLTKYGLPDELELMARILRDPRFFAELVPQLTVSTTELFRDPSFFLSFREKVVPMLKTYPALNFWIAGCSTGEEVYSLAILLQEEGLYERSLIYATDINHNSLKTASEGIYSVESMRAFAKNYTAAGGKESPSEYYTADYNLARFRSSLRDHVVFSDHNLATDESFLEHNVIFCRNVMIYFNRELQGRVFDLFYNSLSDRGFLGLGSKETLRFSQHNESFDEIDAGQRIYQKNPMQVAKKMRKV, encoded by the coding sequence ATGAACGATGCTCTGGCAAGAAAACTTTTACTGCAGGGAATTTACGAGAAGTACGGCTACGACTTTACTGGCTATAATGAAAGCTCGTTCACCCGCAGAATTGAAGGTCTGTTGACGAAGTACGGTCTGCCAGATGAGTTAGAGCTTATGGCTCGTATTCTGCGCGATCCACGCTTTTTTGCGGAACTGGTTCCTCAATTGACGGTTTCGACGACGGAGCTTTTTCGCGATCCTTCGTTTTTTCTGTCGTTTCGTGAAAAAGTTGTGCCCATGCTGAAGACTTACCCCGCGCTCAACTTCTGGATCGCGGGCTGTAGTACCGGAGAAGAAGTTTATAGTTTAGCTATTTTGCTTCAAGAAGAGGGTTTGTATGAAAGGTCGCTGATCTACGCGACTGATATAAATCACAATTCTTTAAAGACCGCCTCAGAAGGTATTTATAGCGTTGAAAGCATGCGCGCCTTCGCGAAAAACTATACCGCCGCTGGCGGAAAAGAAAGTCCTTCGGAGTACTATACGGCAGACTATAACTTAGCGCGCTTTCGGTCTTCCTTGCGTGATCACGTTGTCTTCTCTGATCATAATTTGGCGACTGATGAGTCTTTCTTAGAGCACAACGTAATTTTCTGTCGCAACGTGATGATCTATTTCAATCGAGAGTTGCAAGGACGGGTTTTTGATCTTTTCTATAACTCTTTAAGTGATCGCGGATTTTTAGGCTTGGGTTCCAAAGAAACTTTGCGCTTTTCGCAGCACAACGAATCGTTTGATGAGATTGATGCGGGACAAAGAATTTATCAAAAGAATCCAATGCAAGTAGCAAAGAAAATGAGAAAAGTGTAA